The following are encoded together in the Sandaracinaceae bacterium genome:
- a CDS encoding acyl-CoA dehydrogenase family protein produces MSVVVSNGQETLRLVLDEEQLMLRSTARQFVDQHAPVGRLRTLRDTRDPRGFSDDLWREMAGLGWLGLQLPEAHDGLGLGFFDLAVVLEQCGRRLMPEPLVSTLLLGAQALLLGGSEAQQAAWLPGIAGGEKLVTLAFDELGARGNAHAGLATAKRTGDTFVLSGTKVGVLDAHVADLILVSAKVNGRVAIFLVDPTRKGVTVTRHVALDLRNAGTVMLDGVQLGADDVLGGLDGLAFGAAVLEQVLDRARIGLAAEMLGAMEQAFEDTISYLKERVQFDRPLGSFQALQHRAARLYTSIALARSAVVAAARTVDTSRDPREVAKFAALAKVRASEAFYDVAREAIQMHGGIGMTDEHDIGFYLKRAQTTLVSFGTNDALRARWAELNGY; encoded by the coding sequence ATGAGCGTCGTCGTGAGCAACGGTCAGGAGACGCTGCGGCTCGTGCTGGACGAAGAGCAGCTGATGCTGCGCAGCACGGCGCGCCAGTTCGTGGACCAGCACGCCCCCGTGGGGCGCCTGCGCACGCTGCGCGACACGCGTGACCCGCGCGGCTTCAGCGACGACCTGTGGCGCGAGATGGCGGGTCTCGGCTGGCTGGGTCTGCAGCTGCCCGAGGCGCACGACGGCCTCGGCCTCGGCTTCTTCGACCTCGCCGTGGTGCTGGAGCAGTGCGGCCGGCGCCTCATGCCCGAGCCGCTGGTGTCCACGCTGCTGCTGGGCGCACAGGCCTTGTTGCTGGGCGGAAGCGAGGCGCAGCAGGCGGCCTGGTTGCCTGGGATCGCGGGTGGCGAGAAGCTCGTCACGCTCGCGTTCGACGAGCTCGGCGCGCGCGGCAACGCCCATGCGGGGCTCGCCACGGCGAAGCGCACCGGCGACACGTTCGTGCTGAGCGGCACCAAGGTGGGTGTGTTGGACGCTCACGTGGCGGACCTGATCCTGGTCAGCGCCAAGGTGAACGGGCGGGTCGCCATCTTTCTGGTGGACCCCACCCGGAAAGGGGTGACGGTCACGCGCCACGTGGCGCTCGACCTGCGCAACGCGGGCACGGTCATGCTGGACGGTGTGCAGCTCGGCGCCGACGACGTGCTCGGCGGTCTCGACGGCCTCGCGTTCGGCGCGGCGGTGCTGGAGCAAGTGCTCGACCGCGCGCGCATCGGGCTCGCGGCCGAGATGCTGGGGGCCATGGAGCAGGCCTTCGAGGACACCATCAGCTACCTCAAGGAGCGCGTGCAGTTCGACCGCCCGCTCGGCTCCTTCCAGGCGCTGCAGCACCGCGCGGCGCGGCTCTACACGAGCATCGCGCTGGCTCGCTCTGCGGTCGTCGCGGCGGCTCGGACGGTGGACACCAGCCGTGACCCGCGCGAGGTGGCCAAGTTCGCGGCGCTCGCCAAGGTGCGCGCTAGCGAAGCCTTCTACGACGTGGCCCGCGAGGCCATCCAGATGCACGGCGGCATCGGCATGACCGACGAGCACGACATCGGCTTCTACCTGAAGCGAGCGCAAACCACGCTCGTGAGCTTTGGCACCAACGACGCGCTGCGGGCGCGCTGGGCCGAGCTCAACGGCTACTGA
- a CDS encoding SDR family oxidoreductase — MKRYENKNVVITGAAQGIGQATAKRIAEEGGSVALIDIKGLEKTHKMVEDLGGKAFSFECDVTDGVKVKETVDAAAEALGGFDTLFHIAGILRTYHTHEMTFEQYHSIMNINMHGTFYVNQAALPHLLKNKYSSITNMASTAAIGSHPWMSAYAASKGAVVSFTRALYIEYVKQGLRANSVVGGGIATSLHSDFKAPPGGDLKLLAGAMPFVGFAKPEKIASVFAFLGSDDARFINGTEIRADGGALS, encoded by the coding sequence ATGAAGCGGTACGAGAACAAGAACGTGGTCATCACGGGGGCAGCGCAGGGCATCGGTCAGGCGACCGCGAAGCGCATCGCGGAAGAGGGCGGCAGCGTCGCGCTGATCGACATCAAGGGGCTCGAGAAGACCCACAAGATGGTCGAAGACCTGGGCGGCAAGGCGTTCAGCTTCGAGTGCGACGTGACCGACGGCGTGAAGGTCAAGGAGACCGTGGACGCGGCGGCCGAGGCGCTGGGCGGCTTCGACACGCTGTTCCACATCGCGGGCATCCTGCGCACCTACCACACGCACGAGATGACGTTCGAGCAGTACCACTCGATCATGAACATCAACATGCACGGCACGTTCTACGTGAACCAGGCCGCGCTCCCGCACCTGCTCAAGAACAAGTACAGCTCCATCACCAACATGGCCAGCACCGCGGCCATCGGCAGCCACCCGTGGATGAGCGCCTACGCCGCGTCCAAGGGCGCCGTGGTGAGCTTCACGCGCGCGCTCTACATCGAGTACGTGAAGCAGGGCCTGCGCGCCAACAGCGTGGTCGGCGGCGGCATCGCCACCAGCCTGCACTCGGACTTCAAGGCCCCCCCCGGCGGCGACCTCAAGCTGCTGGCCGGCGCCATGCCGTTCGTGGGCTTCGCCAAGCCCGAGAAGATCGCGTCGGTGTTCGCGTTCCTCGGCTCGGACGACGCCCGCTTCATCAACGGCACCGAGATCCGCGCGGACGGCGGCGCGCTCTCTTGA
- a CDS encoding outer membrane protein transport protein, translating to MAFQDIVGTWAPAEQTVAGFGTPGIFIGAQYDISDVVTIGAAYRSKVRVHMSGRVELPEGLGAIAAGIPASLAAETDWFVPHMIRAGVAFHLMDRRLMLSLEGRVQMHATANRNLTFALDNDREGMEGGVDPAAWRLAQATGLDQFRSNFAWKNVYLLGAAAEYDISDNFHWRFATTWGINATPASTVTPFSPPPSNRSWQIATGFGVDIGHLVIDVGFAAGLGPTAVIRTDDVNNCSNRDIVKGGCNGNYSINSWFMGLSGTYRL from the coding sequence GTGGCGTTCCAGGACATCGTGGGAACGTGGGCGCCCGCCGAGCAGACGGTGGCGGGGTTCGGGACGCCCGGCATCTTCATCGGTGCGCAGTACGACATCAGCGATGTGGTCACCATCGGCGCGGCCTACCGCAGCAAGGTGCGCGTGCACATGTCGGGGCGAGTCGAGCTGCCCGAGGGGCTCGGCGCCATCGCCGCGGGCATCCCCGCCAGCTTGGCGGCGGAGACCGACTGGTTCGTCCCTCACATGATTCGTGCCGGCGTGGCGTTCCACCTCATGGACCGCAGGCTCATGCTCTCCCTGGAGGGGCGCGTCCAAATGCACGCCACCGCCAACCGGAACCTCACGTTCGCGTTGGATAACGACCGCGAGGGCATGGAGGGCGGGGTCGACCCGGCAGCGTGGCGCCTGGCCCAGGCCACGGGCCTCGATCAGTTCCGCAGCAACTTCGCGTGGAAGAACGTGTACCTCCTGGGAGCCGCGGCCGAGTACGACATCTCGGACAACTTCCACTGGCGCTTCGCCACCACGTGGGGAATCAACGCCACACCAGCTAGCACTGTCACCCCCTTCTCACCGCCTCCGAGCAACCGCTCCTGGCAGATCGCCACGGGGTTCGGCGTAGACATCGGCCACCTCGTGATCGACGTCGGATTCGCCGCCGGGCTCGGCCCCACGGCCGTCATTCGCACCGACGACGTGAACAACTGCTCCAACCGAGACATCGTCAAGGGCGGCTGCAACGGCAACTACTCCATCAACTCGTGGTTCATGGGGTTGTCGGGCACCTACCGGCTCTGA
- a CDS encoding NAD-dependent malic enzyme, producing MARKRISPLFDLKKDDQGRNYMEVYQDGIALLRLVLCNKGTAFSHEERVALRLDGLLPPQVNTIEQQVARVYKGYQQIADDIEKYQYLRSLQERQEILFYKLLEQHLEEMLPIVYTPTVGLAVQQFSALYQNPRGISLSPLNIDRAIPALNCYPMEDVRMIVATDASAILGIGDQGYGGLAIPIGKLALYTVGGGVSPFHTMPVCLDVGTERLDLINDPDYLGVRQKRLRGEEYIKFFDQFVEAVKSRWPNAVIQWEDLSKDSAFMVLERYRDVVPSFNDDIQGTGAVALAGVLSACSLKKESIADQTVVIHGAGAGGVGVAWAIRRGLERAGLTPEQAKKRVLVLDSGGLLVKGRSRMEEYKHDYAQDPADIAGWKFTGEAPELLETIRESRATVLLGLSGRPKAFDEAIIRAMAANHARPVIFPLSNPTSSCEAEPVDIFHWSEGRSIVATGSPFEPVAMDGVTHPIGQGNNAFIFPGLGFGAILSDAKSITDNMVMAASEALAKYTIGRYVEGGLIYPPVSDLRQTSLIVAEAVIRQAIADGVAMRTDIPDDVKGFVQERSWKAEYQPFVRGAR from the coding sequence ATGGCACGCAAGCGCATCAGCCCGCTCTTTGACCTCAAGAAGGACGACCAGGGACGCAACTACATGGAGGTGTACCAGGACGGTATCGCCCTCCTGCGTCTCGTGCTCTGCAACAAGGGCACGGCGTTCAGCCACGAAGAGCGGGTCGCGCTGCGGCTCGACGGCCTCCTGCCTCCGCAGGTGAACACCATCGAGCAGCAGGTCGCGCGTGTCTACAAGGGCTACCAGCAGATCGCGGACGACATCGAGAAGTACCAGTACCTGCGGTCGCTGCAGGAGCGGCAAGAGATCCTCTTCTACAAGCTGCTGGAGCAACACCTCGAGGAGATGCTGCCCATCGTCTACACGCCCACCGTGGGCTTGGCCGTGCAGCAGTTCAGCGCGCTCTACCAGAACCCGCGCGGCATCTCGCTCTCGCCGCTCAACATCGACCGCGCCATCCCGGCGCTCAACTGCTACCCGATGGAGGACGTGCGCATGATCGTGGCCACGGACGCGTCGGCCATCCTGGGCATCGGCGACCAGGGCTACGGCGGCCTCGCCATCCCCATCGGCAAGTTGGCGCTCTACACGGTGGGCGGCGGCGTGAGCCCGTTCCACACCATGCCGGTGTGCCTCGACGTGGGCACCGAGCGGCTCGACCTGATCAACGACCCGGACTACCTGGGCGTGCGTCAGAAGCGCCTGCGCGGCGAGGAGTACATCAAGTTCTTCGACCAGTTCGTGGAGGCGGTGAAGTCGCGCTGGCCGAACGCGGTCATCCAGTGGGAGGACCTGAGCAAGGACTCGGCCTTCATGGTGCTGGAGCGCTACCGTGACGTGGTGCCCTCGTTCAACGACGACATCCAGGGCACGGGCGCCGTGGCGCTGGCCGGCGTGCTGAGCGCGTGCAGCTTGAAGAAGGAGTCCATCGCGGACCAGACGGTGGTCATCCACGGGGCTGGCGCGGGCGGCGTGGGCGTGGCCTGGGCCATCCGGCGCGGCCTCGAGCGCGCGGGTCTCACGCCCGAGCAGGCCAAGAAGCGCGTGCTGGTGCTGGACAGCGGCGGGCTGCTCGTGAAGGGCCGCTCCCGCATGGAGGAGTACAAGCACGACTACGCGCAGGACCCGGCCGACATCGCGGGCTGGAAGTTCACGGGCGAGGCCCCGGAGCTGCTCGAGACCATCCGCGAGTCGAGGGCCACCGTGCTGCTGGGTCTGTCCGGTCGCCCCAAGGCGTTCGACGAGGCCATCATCCGCGCCATGGCCGCCAACCACGCGCGCCCGGTGATCTTCCCGCTCAGCAACCCCACCAGCTCCTGCGAGGCCGAGCCGGTCGACATCTTCCACTGGTCCGAAGGTCGCTCCATCGTGGCCACTGGCAGCCCGTTCGAGCCCGTCGCCATGGACGGCGTCACGCACCCCATCGGGCAGGGCAACAACGCCTTCATCTTCCCGGGCCTGGGCTTCGGCGCCATCTTGAGCGACGCCAAGAGCATCACCGACAACATGGTGATGGCGGCCTCCGAGGCGCTGGCCAAGTACACCATCGGTCGCTACGTCGAGGGCGGCCTGATCTACCCGCCGGTCAGCGACCTGCGCCAGACCTCGCTCATCGTGGCCGAGGCCGTCATCCGGCAGGCCATCGCCGACGGCGTGGCCATGCGCACGGACATCCCCGATGACGTGAAGGGCTTCGTGCAGGAGCGGTCCTGGAAGGCCGAGTACCAGCCGTTCGTGCGCGGCGCTCGCTGA
- the leuB gene encoding 3-isopropylmalate dehydrogenase — protein sequence MQAKITTLPGDGIGPEIVSATRLVLDTVASTFNHQFTYREALLGGIAIDQTGNSFPPDTIEACKSADAILLGAVGGPKWDDPNAADRPERGLLAMRKELGLFANIRPVKIFRGLEDASPLKPERLANVDLVFVRELTGGIYFGQPKGKDMVDGERRGFDTMVYRESEIRRIVELAMQIARKRARKHVTSIDKANVLATMQVWRQVASEVGAENPDITLVHQLVDSAAMRLVTNPSEFDVIVAGNMFGDILSDEGAVLTGSLGLLPSASLGSTKLGVYEPIHGSAPDIAGKGIANPLGTILSAAMLLRHSLDLDVEALAIEAAVQQALDDGLRTGDLGGGAKSLGTTAMGEAICARIQKN from the coding sequence ATGCAAGCCAAGATCACAACCCTCCCCGGCGACGGCATCGGCCCCGAGATCGTCAGCGCAACCCGCCTGGTGCTCGACACCGTGGCATCCACGTTCAACCACCAGTTCACGTACCGCGAGGCACTGCTGGGGGGCATCGCCATCGATCAGACGGGCAACTCGTTCCCGCCCGACACGATCGAGGCGTGCAAGTCGGCGGACGCCATCCTGCTGGGCGCCGTGGGCGGCCCGAAGTGGGACGACCCCAACGCGGCGGACCGCCCCGAGCGCGGCCTGTTGGCCATGCGCAAGGAGCTGGGTCTCTTCGCGAACATCCGCCCGGTGAAGATCTTCCGCGGCCTCGAGGACGCCTCGCCGCTCAAGCCCGAGCGCCTGGCCAACGTGGACCTCGTCTTCGTGCGCGAGCTCACGGGCGGCATCTACTTCGGTCAGCCCAAGGGCAAGGACATGGTCGACGGTGAGCGCCGTGGCTTCGACACCATGGTGTACCGCGAGAGCGAGATTCGCCGCATCGTGGAGCTGGCCATGCAGATCGCGCGCAAGCGCGCTCGCAAGCACGTCACCAGCATCGACAAGGCCAACGTGCTCGCCACCATGCAGGTGTGGCGGCAGGTGGCCTCCGAGGTGGGCGCCGAGAACCCGGACATCACCCTGGTGCACCAGCTGGTGGACTCCGCCGCCATGCGTCTCGTCACCAACCCGAGCGAGTTCGACGTGATCGTGGCGGGGAACATGTTCGGCGACATCCTCAGCGACGAGGGCGCGGTGCTCACGGGTTCGCTGGGCCTGCTGCCGAGCGCCTCCTTGGGCAGCACCAAGCTCGGCGTCTACGAGCCCATCCACGGCTCGGCGCCGGACATCGCGGGCAAGGGCATCGCCAACCCGCTGGGCACCATCCTGAGCGCGGCCATGCTGCTGCGTCACAGCCTTGACCTGGACGTGGAGGCCCTGGCCATCGAGGCCGCCGTGCAGCAAGCGCTGGACGACGGGCTGCGGACCGGCGACCTTGGCGGCGGCGCGAAGTCCCTCGGCACCACCGCCATGGGCGAGGCCATCTGCGCCCGCATCCAGAAGAACTGA
- a CDS encoding PEGA domain-containing protein — MPQPAAAQEEDARLLFEQGREAYSAGRYGDARDAWVSAHEASGRADLLYNIAQAYRGLGLPVQELDYLQRFVAAVPVTHPSRAPAQTRVEALEARIADTFIVLTEVPANADVLLDGAPMEQQGATRSLSVMPGPHQVVVVRDGFLPFHATVDAVAGRATSVTVRMEERPVARAHQADGITRGLWVSGGGLLAAGAVSGGVAFGQADGTLETSRRADRLRRVGYAADGMMAAGGGGKGGGEQKRGEKKREKGGKRKKKKKNGIVLGVVGLIRYMRSEGDAPSEAPAAQVGFGVGRDGVAFTVEGAF, encoded by the coding sequence TTGCCGCAGCCCGCTGCGGCGCAAGAGGAGGACGCCCGGCTCCTCTTCGAGCAGGGTCGTGAGGCCTACAGCGCTGGCCGCTATGGAGACGCACGGGATGCTTGGGTCTCCGCGCACGAAGCAAGCGGCCGAGCCGACCTCCTCTACAACATCGCCCAGGCTTACCGCGGCCTCGGCCTGCCCGTACAAGAGCTGGACTACTTGCAGCGCTTCGTCGCGGCCGTGCCCGTCACGCACCCCAGCCGAGCGCCCGCTCAGACGCGCGTGGAGGCGCTCGAGGCCCGCATCGCGGACACGTTCATCGTGCTGACCGAGGTGCCCGCCAACGCCGACGTGCTGTTGGATGGTGCGCCCATGGAGCAGCAGGGCGCGACGCGCTCGCTCAGCGTCATGCCCGGGCCCCATCAGGTGGTGGTCGTGCGCGACGGCTTCCTCCCGTTCCACGCCACGGTGGACGCCGTGGCTGGGCGAGCCACGTCGGTGACGGTGCGCATGGAGGAGCGGCCCGTGGCGCGCGCTCACCAGGCGGATGGCATCACGCGCGGGCTCTGGGTGAGCGGCGGTGGGCTGCTCGCGGCGGGCGCGGTCAGTGGAGGGGTGGCGTTCGGTCAGGCCGACGGAACGCTCGAGACCTCCCGGCGCGCGGACCGACTGCGACGCGTGGGCTACGCGGCGGACGGCATGATGGCGGCGGGCGGGGGGGGCAAAGGGGGGGGGGAACAAAAAAGGGGGGAAAAAAAAAGGGAAAAAGGAGGAAAAAGAAAAAAAAAAAAAAAAAATGGCATCGTTCTGGGCGTCGTGGGGCTCATTCGCTACATGCGTAGCGAGGGGGACGCGCCGAGCGAGGCACCCGCCGCGCAGGTCGGCTTCGGCGTGGGGCGCGACGGCGTGGCCTTCACCGTGGAAGGGGCGTTCTGA
- a CDS encoding putative metal-binding motif-containing protein translates to MRVLLLSGLSLWLLSLVAGCSVLIDARFDQDGAGPLCVDDDDGTPCEPLGVSGEFICVSDACTSSFCGDGFVDARRGEACDDANTVSGDGCEPFDCTPSCALDAECDDTQPCNGTESCVSGACVAGSALADGEVCGTELACRGGSCASLLCGNMIIDQGEDCDDDNLVAGDGCENDCTFTCSEDGDCRAMDMDVCDGSETCDLATHRCVPAAAPDCDDEEACTVDTCDPIDGCRNDSSSFDRDGDGFFSPTCGGNDCDDSAATTFPGAAEICADGVDNDCVGGDGTQPINYYPDCDGDGYAALGSTPTLTCIPPSHGPQGCSGGGWTTRTPTAGAQDCRDDLAVVVPGAGFAETAIPGQPLASDFDYDCNTVEERFYPLAVNASNACSALLGLGCRGDSYWAAGSTPACGSQAQLSTCRSGVLSCQRQNQSATVSCR, encoded by the coding sequence ATGCGTGTACTCCTCCTCTCTGGGCTGAGCCTGTGGCTGCTCTCGCTCGTCGCTGGCTGCAGTGTCTTGATCGACGCGCGCTTCGACCAAGACGGCGCAGGGCCGCTGTGCGTGGATGACGACGACGGCACCCCGTGTGAGCCACTGGGCGTCAGCGGTGAGTTCATCTGCGTCTCCGACGCCTGCACCTCCTCGTTCTGCGGCGATGGGTTCGTGGACGCGCGCCGTGGCGAGGCCTGCGACGACGCCAACACGGTGAGCGGGGACGGCTGCGAGCCCTTCGACTGTACGCCATCGTGCGCCCTGGACGCCGAGTGCGACGATACGCAGCCTTGCAACGGGACCGAGAGCTGCGTGAGTGGCGCCTGCGTCGCCGGCTCCGCGCTGGCCGACGGCGAGGTCTGCGGGACGGAACTCGCCTGCCGCGGCGGCAGCTGCGCATCGCTCTTGTGCGGCAACATGATCATCGACCAGGGCGAAGACTGCGACGACGACAACCTGGTGGCGGGTGACGGCTGCGAGAACGACTGCACGTTCACTTGTTCTGAAGACGGAGACTGCCGCGCCATGGACATGGACGTGTGCGATGGGAGCGAGACGTGCGACCTCGCCACGCACCGCTGCGTCCCGGCTGCGGCCCCCGACTGCGATGACGAGGAAGCGTGCACGGTGGACACGTGCGACCCCATCGACGGTTGCCGCAACGACTCGAGCTCGTTCGACCGCGACGGCGACGGCTTCTTCTCGCCCACGTGTGGCGGGAACGACTGCGACGACTCTGCGGCCACCACGTTCCCGGGAGCCGCCGAGATCTGCGCCGACGGTGTGGACAACGACTGCGTGGGCGGCGATGGAACCCAGCCCATCAACTACTATCCGGACTGCGACGGCGATGGGTACGCAGCGCTGGGCAGCACGCCCACCCTGACGTGCATACCCCCCTCCCACGGCCCGCAGGGTTGCTCGGGCGGAGGCTGGACCACGCGCACGCCCACCGCAGGAGCACAAGACTGCCGTGACGACCTCGCCGTGGTGGTGCCCGGGGCGGGGTTCGCCGAGACCGCCATCCCCGGGCAGCCGCTGGCCAGCGACTTCGACTACGACTGCAACACGGTGGAGGAGCGTTTCTATCCGCTCGCGGTCAACGCCAGCAACGCGTGCTCAGCGTTGCTGGGTCTTGGCTGCCGAGGTGACAGCTACTGGGCGGCGGGGAGCACGCCGGCGTGTGGCTCACAGGCCCAGCTGAGCACGTGCCGCTCGGGGGTGCTGAGCTGCCAGCGGCAGAATCAGAGCGCGACGGTGTCCTGCCGCTGA
- a CDS encoding c-type cytochrome encodes MKRVLKILGATLLVLMLAAGGFYGWATITTQATLTQTFTAHDVDIPVPFPLSEAELEALRETRRRELAAANVAVDGVVAGDGTPPDLLAGVDIDALALENAIARGQHLVNARYACSECHGRDLSGGVMVDDPAMGTLLGPNLTGGAGSRTRDYSVRDWDHIVRHGILPGGRPAAMPSEDFVRMSDRELSDIIAFVRAQPAVDNEVPGPTLGPIGTILIALGKLPLSAANIEDHQAPHAVEPPTTEPTAEFGAHLVAVCTGCHRADLSGGPIPAGPPDWLPAANLTPHADGLAGWTYADFEAAMRRGVRPDGSALRPPMVQMQRYAEAMTEVEMQALWAYLSSVEARPTGH; translated from the coding sequence GTGAAGCGCGTACTCAAGATTCTGGGAGCCACGTTGCTGGTGCTGATGCTCGCCGCCGGCGGGTTCTACGGGTGGGCCACCATCACCACCCAGGCCACCCTCACGCAGACGTTCACCGCCCACGACGTGGACATCCCCGTGCCCTTCCCGCTCAGCGAGGCCGAGCTCGAGGCGCTGCGAGAGACTCGCCGGCGTGAACTCGCAGCGGCCAACGTGGCCGTGGACGGCGTGGTCGCGGGGGACGGGACACCGCCCGACCTGCTGGCCGGCGTGGACATCGACGCGCTGGCGCTCGAGAACGCCATCGCCCGCGGGCAGCACCTGGTGAACGCGCGCTACGCGTGCTCCGAGTGCCACGGCCGCGATCTGAGCGGCGGCGTGATGGTGGACGACCCCGCCATGGGGACCCTCTTGGGCCCCAACCTCACCGGCGGCGCGGGCAGCCGCACCCGCGACTACAGCGTGCGCGACTGGGACCACATCGTGCGTCACGGCATCCTGCCCGGCGGTCGCCCCGCCGCCATGCCGTCGGAGGACTTCGTGCGCATGTCCGACCGCGAGCTCTCGGACATCATCGCCTTCGTTCGCGCGCAGCCCGCCGTCGACAACGAGGTGCCGGGTCCCACGCTGGGGCCCATCGGCACCATCCTGATCGCGCTGGGCAAGCTCCCGCTCTCGGCCGCCAACATCGAGGACCACCAGGCGCCGCACGCCGTGGAGCCGCCCACCACGGAGCCCACCGCCGAGTTCGGCGCGCACTTGGTGGCCGTGTGCACCGGCTGCCACCGGGCAGACCTCTCGGGAGGACCCATCCCCGCAGGCCCGCCCGACTGGCTCCCCGCCGCCAACCTCACGCCCCACGCCGACGGCCTCGCAGGCTGGACCTATGCCGACTTCGAGGCCGCCATGCGCCGCGGAGTGCGCCCCGACGGCAGCGCGCTGCGCCCGCCCATGGTGCAGATGCAGCGCTACGCCGAGGCCATGACCGAAGTCGAGATGCAGGCGCTCTGGGCCTACCTCTCGTCGGTCGAAGCGCGCCCGACGGGGCACTGA
- a CDS encoding patatin-like phospholipase family protein produces MSSADVETLLTLQRMESKLVDALFEHPGTISRRREHELRYAVSFAGLHRFQPGAAAKGGRTQRRDVPVQIPALDDYRRMVVGVLSRPLLHTRDSEKRLRETNRAYETIAHRVGATRRAVLDAHANDFSAQELDDEVGIKTLVSIAGGGGGAGYVYIGAWEVMQHARLIPGYIIGSSIGAVLGLFRAKEREGDYAAHLERAKQLRRDEVFRFISMRARYGLPGIFRLYLHHGLQDGFRNPDGSPMRLSDLQIPFEAVVGGVRRGALEESPEAYAISHHLPQDRRPGRLELRARLATQMVRMWSFVNPRVVKEIVIGGDALTADFDAIDAAGFSAAIPGILHYDIARDAPSMHSIASALMEREEIDAMVDGGVANNVPARTAWRQVHAGKIGTRNCYYLAFDCLSPQMSLGHAWMNLGERVLEMQVALNKRYMHRRVAFKPTLSPVTLLPNAKQMDQAVAWGRAQMSGEVTRIQKHMERVRYEEG; encoded by the coding sequence ATGAGCTCCGCCGACGTCGAGACCCTCCTCACCCTCCAGCGCATGGAGTCCAAGCTGGTGGACGCGCTGTTCGAGCACCCCGGCACCATCTCCCGGCGCCGAGAACACGAGCTGCGTTACGCCGTGTCGTTCGCTGGCCTGCACCGCTTCCAGCCAGGCGCCGCGGCCAAAGGTGGGCGCACGCAGCGGCGTGACGTGCCCGTGCAGATCCCCGCGCTCGACGACTACCGCCGCATGGTGGTGGGCGTGCTGAGCCGCCCGCTCTTGCACACGCGTGACTCCGAGAAGCGCCTGCGCGAGACCAACCGCGCCTACGAGACCATCGCGCACCGGGTGGGGGCCACGCGCCGCGCCGTGCTGGACGCGCACGCCAACGACTTTTCGGCGCAGGAGCTGGACGACGAGGTGGGCATCAAGACGCTCGTCAGCATCGCTGGCGGCGGGGGTGGCGCGGGCTACGTGTACATCGGCGCCTGGGAGGTCATGCAGCACGCCCGCCTGATCCCCGGCTACATCATCGGTTCGTCCATCGGAGCGGTGCTTGGCCTCTTCCGCGCAAAAGAGCGCGAGGGCGACTACGCCGCGCACCTCGAGCGCGCCAAGCAGCTGCGCCGCGACGAGGTCTTCCGCTTCATCTCCATGCGGGCGCGCTACGGCCTGCCGGGCATCTTCCGGTTGTACCTGCACCACGGGCTGCAAGACGGCTTCCGGAACCCGGACGGCAGCCCCATGCGTCTGTCGGACCTCCAGATCCCCTTCGAGGCGGTGGTCGGAGGGGTGCGCCGCGGCGCGCTCGAAGAGTCGCCCGAGGCCTACGCCATCTCGCACCACTTGCCGCAGGACAGGCGCCCCGGACGCCTCGAGCTGCGCGCGCGCTTGGCCACCCAGATGGTGCGCATGTGGTCCTTCGTGAACCCGCGCGTGGTGAAGGAGATCGTCATCGGGGGCGACGCGCTGACCGCGGACTTCGACGCCATCGACGCGGCGGGCTTCTCGGCCGCCATCCCCGGCATCCTGCACTACGACATCGCGCGCGACGCGCCCAGCATGCACTCCATCGCGTCGGCGCTCATGGAGCGCGAAGAGATCGACGCCATGGTGGACGGCGGCGTGGCCAACAACGTCCCCGCGCGCACGGCCTGGCGCCAGGTGCACGCGGGCAAGATCGGCACGCGCAACTGCTACTACCTCGCGTTCGACTGCCTCTCCCCGCAGATGAGCCTGGGGCACGCGTGGATGAACCTCGGCGAGCGCGTGCTCGAGATGCAGGTGGCCCTGAACAAGCGCTACATGCACCGCCGCGTGGCGTTCAAGCCCACGCTGTCGCCCGTCACGCTGCTGCCCAACGCGAAGCAGATGGACCAGGCCGTGGCCTGGGGGCGTGCGCAGATGTCCGGCGAGGTGACGCGCATCCAGAAGCACATGGAGCGGGTGCGCTACGAAGAGGGCTGA